In Serratia marcescens subsp. marcescens ATCC 13880, a single genomic region encodes these proteins:
- the rbfA gene encoding 30S ribosome-binding factor RbfA translates to MAKEFSRGQRVAQEMQKEIAIILQREVKDPRVGMATVSGVEVSRDLAYAKVYVTFLNVLTENHDPDLVTNGIKALQDASGYIRTLLGKAMRLRVVPELTFAYDNSLVEGMRMSNLVTNVVKNDAERRSASGDDKED, encoded by the coding sequence ATGGCAAAAGAATTCAGCCGCGGTCAACGCGTGGCGCAAGAGATGCAGAAAGAGATTGCGATCATTCTGCAGCGTGAAGTGAAAGATCCGCGCGTCGGCATGGCGACCGTTTCCGGCGTGGAAGTCTCCCGTGACCTGGCGTATGCCAAGGTTTACGTCACCTTCCTGAACGTGCTGACCGAGAACCACGATCCGGATCTGGTCACCAACGGCATCAAAGCGTTGCAGGACGCTTCCGGCTATATCCGCACCCTGCTGGGCAAAGCGATGCGCCTGCGCGTGGTGCCGGAGCTGACCTTCGCCTACGACAACTCCCTGGTGGAAGGCATGCGTATGTCCAACCTGGTGACCAACGTGGTGAAGAACGACGCCGAGCGCCGTTCCGCCTCAGGCGATGACAAGGAGGATTAA
- the truB gene encoding tRNA pseudouridine(55) synthase TruB, giving the protein MSRPRRRGRDIHGVLLLDKPQGLSSNDALQKVKRLYNANRAGHTGALDPLATGMLPICLGEATKFSQYLLDSDKRYRVIAKLGQRTDTSDADGQIVQERPVNFTQAQLDVALDTFRGDIQQVPSMYSALKYQGKKLYEYARQGIEVPREARSITVYELQFIRWEGDELELEIHCSKGTYIRTITDDLGELLGCGAHVIYLRRLQVATYPIARMVTLEQLNALLAQAQEQAIAPGELLDPLLMPMDSPVENYPEVNLLPVVAGYVKQGQPVQVAGAPASGLVRITEGEERKFIGVGDIAEDGRVAPRRLVVEHFD; this is encoded by the coding sequence ATGAGTCGCCCTCGTCGCCGCGGCCGTGATATCCACGGCGTGCTGTTGCTGGACAAGCCGCAAGGGTTGTCGTCCAACGATGCGCTGCAAAAAGTAAAACGCCTGTACAACGCCAACCGAGCGGGCCATACCGGCGCGCTCGATCCGTTGGCGACCGGCATGCTGCCTATCTGCCTGGGCGAAGCGACTAAGTTTTCGCAATACCTGCTCGATTCCGACAAGCGCTATCGGGTGATCGCCAAGCTGGGGCAGCGTACCGATACCTCCGACGCCGACGGTCAGATCGTGCAGGAACGCCCGGTGAACTTCACCCAGGCGCAGCTCGACGTGGCGCTGGACACCTTCCGCGGCGACATCCAGCAGGTGCCATCGATGTATTCGGCGCTGAAATACCAGGGCAAGAAACTCTACGAGTATGCGCGCCAGGGGATTGAAGTGCCGCGAGAAGCGCGCAGCATCACGGTGTACGAGCTGCAGTTTATCCGCTGGGAAGGGGATGAGCTGGAGCTGGAGATCCACTGCTCGAAAGGCACCTACATCCGCACCATCACCGACGATCTCGGCGAGCTGCTGGGCTGCGGCGCGCACGTGATCTATCTGCGCCGCCTGCAGGTGGCGACTTATCCGATCGCGCGCATGGTGACGCTGGAACAGCTGAATGCTTTGCTGGCGCAGGCGCAGGAACAAGCGATCGCGCCCGGCGAGCTGCTTGATCCGCTGCTGATGCCGATGGACAGCCCGGTTGAGAACTATCCGGAAGTGAATTTGCTGCCGGTGGTCGCGGGTTACGTCAAGCAGGGGCAACCGGTGCAAGTGGCCGGCGCGCCGGCTTCCGGCCTGGTGCGCATCACCGAGGGTGAAGAGCGAAAATTCATCGGCGTTGGCGACATCGCCGAGGATGGTCGCGTGGCGCCGCGCCGCCTGGTGGTCGAGCATTTCGACTGA
- the rpsO gene encoding 30S ribosomal protein S15 encodes MSLSVEAKAQIVADFGRGTNDSGSTEVQVALLTAQINHLQGHFSEHKKDHHSRRGLLRMVSQRRKLLDYLKRKDVARYTSLIERLGLRR; translated from the coding sequence ATGTCTCTAAGTGTTGAAGCTAAAGCTCAAATCGTAGCTGATTTCGGTCGTGGTACTAACGACAGCGGTTCTACCGAAGTTCAGGTTGCCCTGCTGACTGCGCAGATCAACCATCTGCAAGGCCACTTCTCCGAGCACAAAAAAGATCACCACAGCCGTCGTGGTCTGCTGCGTATGGTTTCTCAGCGTCGTAAGCTGCTGGACTACCTGAAGCGTAAAGATGTAGCACGTTACACCAGCCTGATCGAGCGTCTGGGTCTGCGTCGCTAA
- the pnp gene encoding polyribonucleotide nucleotidyltransferase — MLTPIIRKFQYGQHTVTIETGMMARQATAAVMVSMDDTAVFVTVVGQKKAKPGQSFFPLTVNYQERTYAAGRIPGSFFRREGRPSEGETLTSRLIDRPIRPLFPDSFLNEVQVIATVVSVNPQVNPDIVAMIGASAALSLSGIPFNGPIGAARVGYINDQYVLNPTTDELKESRLDLVVAGTAGAVLMVESEADVLSEDQMLGAVVFGHDQQQVVIENINALVAEAGKPKWDWQAPAVNEALHARVAELAEARLGDAYHITEKQERYAQVDAIKDSVVETLLAQDETLDAGEIQDILGTVEKNVVRSRVLRGEPRIDGREKDMIRGLDVRTGVLPRTHGSALFTRGETQALVTATLGTARDAQNLDELMGEKTDSFLFHYNFPPYSVGETGMVGSPKRREIGHGRLAKRGVLAMMPKPEDFPYTVRVVSEITESNGSSSMASVCGASLALMDAGVPIKAAVAGIAMGLVKEADNYVVLSDILGDEDHLGDMDFKVAGSRDGITALQMDIKIEGITREIMQVALNQAKGARLHILGVMEQAISTPRGDISEFAPRIHTIRINPDKIKDVIGKGGSVIRALTEETGTTIEIEDDGTVKIAATDGEKAKFAIRRIEEITAEIEVGRIYQGKVTRIVDFGAFVAIGGGKEGLVHISQIADKRVEKVTDYLQMGQEVPVKVLEVDRQGRVRLSIKEAMAPEAGSPAPEAE, encoded by the coding sequence TTGCTGACACCGATCATTCGCAAATTCCAGTATGGCCAGCATACCGTCACCATCGAAACCGGTATGATGGCGCGTCAGGCCACCGCCGCCGTTATGGTGAGCATGGATGACACCGCCGTATTCGTTACCGTCGTTGGCCAGAAAAAAGCCAAGCCGGGCCAGAGCTTCTTCCCGCTGACCGTTAACTACCAAGAGCGTACCTACGCCGCCGGCCGCATCCCGGGCAGCTTCTTCCGTCGCGAAGGCCGTCCGAGCGAAGGCGAGACGCTGACTTCTCGTCTGATCGACCGTCCGATCCGTCCACTGTTCCCGGACAGCTTCCTGAACGAAGTTCAGGTGATTGCGACCGTGGTTTCCGTTAACCCGCAGGTGAACCCGGACATCGTTGCGATGATCGGTGCTTCCGCGGCCCTGAGCCTGTCCGGTATTCCGTTCAACGGCCCAATCGGCGCCGCGCGCGTAGGTTACATCAACGACCAGTACGTACTGAACCCAACGACTGACGAACTGAAAGAAAGCCGTCTGGATCTGGTGGTTGCCGGTACTGCAGGCGCGGTGCTGATGGTTGAATCCGAAGCGGACGTGCTGAGCGAAGACCAGATGCTGGGCGCCGTGGTGTTCGGCCATGACCAGCAGCAAGTGGTTATCGAAAACATCAACGCGCTGGTTGCCGAAGCGGGCAAACCGAAGTGGGATTGGCAGGCGCCTGCGGTCAACGAAGCGCTGCACGCGCGCGTGGCTGAACTGGCCGAAGCTCGCCTGGGCGATGCTTACCACATCACCGAAAAACAAGAGCGTTACGCTCAGGTTGACGCGATCAAAGACAGCGTTGTTGAAACCCTGCTGGCGCAGGACGAGACGCTGGACGCCGGCGAAATCCAGGACATCCTGGGCACCGTCGAGAAAAACGTGGTGCGCAGCCGCGTACTGCGTGGCGAGCCGCGTATCGACGGCCGTGAAAAAGACATGATCCGTGGCCTGGACGTGCGCACCGGCGTACTGCCGCGCACCCACGGTTCCGCGCTGTTCACCCGTGGCGAAACTCAGGCGCTGGTTACCGCGACCCTGGGCACCGCGCGCGACGCACAGAACCTGGACGAGCTGATGGGCGAGAAGACCGACAGCTTCCTGTTCCACTACAACTTCCCTCCGTACTCCGTAGGTGAAACCGGCATGGTCGGTTCTCCTAAGCGTCGTGAAATCGGTCACGGTCGCCTGGCGAAACGCGGCGTATTGGCTATGATGCCTAAACCGGAAGATTTCCCGTACACGGTTCGCGTGGTGTCTGAAATCACCGAATCCAACGGTTCTTCTTCCATGGCTTCCGTGTGCGGCGCGTCTCTGGCGCTGATGGACGCCGGTGTGCCAATCAAGGCTGCCGTTGCGGGCATCGCGATGGGCCTGGTGAAAGAAGCCGACAACTATGTGGTTCTGTCCGACATTCTGGGTGACGAAGATCACCTGGGCGACATGGACTTCAAAGTGGCCGGTAGCCGCGACGGTATCACCGCGCTGCAGATGGACATCAAAATCGAAGGCATCACCCGCGAAATCATGCAGGTGGCTCTGAACCAGGCCAAGGGCGCGCGTCTGCACATCCTGGGCGTGATGGAACAGGCTATCAGCACTCCGCGCGGCGATATCTCCGAATTCGCACCGCGCATTCATACTATCCGCATCAACCCGGATAAAATCAAAGACGTGATTGGTAAGGGCGGTTCCGTTATCCGCGCGCTGACCGAAGAGACTGGCACTACCATCGAAATCGAAGATGATGGTACAGTTAAAATCGCTGCGACCGACGGTGAGAAAGCGAAATTCGCTATCCGTCGCATCGAAGAGATCACGGCAGAGATCGAAGTGGGCCGTATCTATCAGGGTAAAGTGACCCGTATCGTTGATTTCGGCGCATTCGTCGCTATCGGCGGTGGTAAAGAAGGCCTGGTGCATATTTCTCAGATCGCCGACAAGCGCGTTGAGAAAGTGACCGACTATCTGCAGATGGGTCAGGAAGTGCCGGTTAAGGTACTGGAAGTTGACCGTCAGGGCCGCGTGCGTCTGAGCATCAAAGAAGCGATGGCGCCGGAAGCGGGTTCACCTGCGCCTGAAGCAGAATAA
- the nlpI gene encoding lipoprotein NlpI has translation MKPFLRWCYVATALMLAGCSNHDWRKDEVLAIPLQPTLQQEVILARMEQILASRALTDDERAQLLYERGVLYDSLGLRALARNDFSQALAIRPDMPEVFNYLGIYLTQAGNFDAAYEAFDSVLELDPTYNYARLNRGIALYYGGRFPLAQDDLQAFYQDDPNDPFRSLWLYLVEREIDPKKAEVALQQRYDKADRGQWGWNIVEFYLGKISEKTLMERLKADATDNTSLAEHLSETDFYLGKHYLSLGDKDTASALFKLTVSNNVHNFVEHRYALLELALLGQEQDDLSESDQQ, from the coding sequence ATGAAGCCTTTCTTGCGCTGGTGTTACGTTGCGACAGCACTCATGCTGGCAGGATGCAGCAACCATGATTGGCGTAAAGACGAAGTTTTGGCAATCCCGTTGCAGCCAACGTTGCAGCAGGAAGTGATCCTGGCGCGCATGGAACAAATTCTTGCCAGCCGGGCACTGACGGATGACGAACGCGCACAGCTTTTATATGAGCGCGGTGTGCTGTATGATAGCCTCGGGTTACGTGCATTAGCGCGCAATGATTTCTCGCAGGCGCTGGCGATACGTCCCGACATGCCGGAAGTTTTCAACTACCTGGGCATTTACTTAACGCAGGCAGGCAATTTTGATGCTGCCTATGAAGCGTTTGATTCTGTACTAGAGCTTGATCCAACTTACAATTACGCGCGTTTAAACCGGGGCATCGCACTGTATTATGGCGGCCGCTTCCCGTTGGCGCAGGATGATCTGCAGGCGTTTTATCAAGACGACCCAAACGATCCCTTCCGTTCGTTATGGCTGTATCTGGTGGAGCGAGAAATCGATCCCAAGAAGGCCGAGGTAGCGCTTCAGCAGCGCTATGACAAAGCGGACAGAGGGCAATGGGGATGGAATATTGTCGAATTCTACCTGGGCAAGATCAGCGAAAAAACGCTGATGGAACGCCTCAAGGCAGATGCAACGGATAACACTTCGCTCGCTGAGCATCTCAGTGAAACTGACTTCTATTTGGGTAAACACTACCTGAGTCTGGGGGACAAGGACACCGCTTCGGCGCTGTTCAAACTGACGGTGTCTAACAACGTTCACAACTTCGTTGAGCACCGCTATGCATTGTTGGAATTGGCGCTTTTGGGCCAAGAGCAAGACGACCTATCGGAATCGGACCAGCAATAG
- the yrbN gene encoding protein YrbN, which yields MTENFLDELCRLAAIINEARVHDD from the coding sequence ATGACTGAAAATTTTCTCGACGAGTTATGTAGACTGGCTGCCATTATTAATGAGGCACGTGTACATGACGACTGA
- a CDS encoding DEAD/DEAH family ATP-dependent RNA helicase → MTTEFETSFADLGLSAPIISALNDLGYEKPSPIQAECIPHLLNGRDVLGMAQTGSGKTAAFSLPLLHNLQADLKAPQILVLAPTRELAVQVAEAMTDFSKHMNGVNVVALYGGQRYDVQLRALRQGPQIVVGTPGRLLDHLKRGTLNLSNLSGLVLDEADEMLRMGFIEDVETIMAEIPAEHQTALFSATMPEAIRRITRRFMKEPQEVRIQSSVTTRPDISQSYWSVYGMRKNEALVRFLEAEDFDAAIIFVRTKNATLEVAEALERSGYSSAALNGDMNQALREQTLERLKDGRLDILIATDVAARGLDVERISLVVNYDIPMDSESYVHRIGRTGRAGRAGRALLFVENRERRLLRNIERTMKLTIPEVELPNAELLGERRLAKFAAKVQQQLESSDLDLYRALLTKLQPEEELDMETLAAALLKMAQGERPLILPPDPVFKPRQRREFNDRDDRRGDRRDSRDGDRPRRERRDVGEMQLYRIEVGRDDGVEVRHIVGAIANEGDISSRYIGNIKLFASHSTIELPKGMPGEILNHFTRTRILNKPMNMQLLGDAQPFERRERRDGGNGGERRGNGRPFNGERREGGPRRSFGERREGGNGGERRGGNYNRDGKPAPRRDDGAPAAPRRRFGDA, encoded by the coding sequence ATGACGACTGAGTTTGAAACCTCTTTTGCTGATCTGGGGCTGTCTGCTCCAATCATTTCCGCCCTGAACGATCTGGGCTATGAAAAACCATCTCCGATCCAGGCTGAGTGTATTCCTCACCTGTTGAACGGCCGCGACGTGCTGGGCATGGCGCAGACCGGTAGTGGTAAAACTGCAGCGTTCTCGCTGCCGCTGCTGCACAACCTGCAGGCAGACCTGAAAGCACCTCAGATCCTGGTGCTGGCGCCGACTCGCGAACTGGCGGTTCAGGTTGCCGAAGCGATGACCGATTTCTCCAAACACATGAACGGCGTCAACGTGGTAGCCCTGTACGGCGGCCAGCGTTACGACGTGCAGCTGCGCGCTCTGCGCCAGGGCCCGCAAATCGTTGTGGGTACCCCAGGCCGCCTGCTGGACCACCTGAAGCGCGGCACTCTGAACCTCTCCAACCTGAGCGGTCTGGTGCTGGATGAAGCCGACGAAATGCTGCGCATGGGCTTTATCGAAGACGTAGAAACCATCATGGCTGAGATCCCGGCTGAACATCAGACCGCGCTGTTCTCCGCCACCATGCCGGAAGCGATCCGTCGCATTACCCGCCGCTTCATGAAAGAGCCGCAGGAAGTGCGCATCCAATCCAGCGTGACCACCCGTCCGGACATTAGCCAGAGCTACTGGTCGGTCTACGGCATGCGTAAAAACGAAGCGCTGGTGCGTTTCCTGGAAGCCGAAGACTTTGACGCGGCGATCATCTTCGTCCGTACCAAGAACGCGACCCTGGAAGTGGCCGAAGCGCTGGAGCGCAGCGGTTACAGCAGCGCCGCGCTGAACGGCGACATGAACCAGGCGCTGCGTGAGCAGACTCTGGAGCGTCTGAAAGACGGTCGTCTGGATATCCTGATCGCGACCGACGTTGCGGCCCGTGGCCTGGACGTTGAGCGCATCAGCCTGGTTGTCAACTACGACATCCCGATGGACTCCGAGTCTTACGTTCACCGTATCGGCCGTACCGGTCGTGCGGGCCGCGCCGGCCGCGCGCTGCTGTTCGTGGAAAACCGCGAACGCCGCCTGCTGCGCAATATCGAACGCACCATGAAGCTGACCATCCCTGAAGTGGAACTGCCGAACGCAGAACTGCTGGGCGAGCGTCGTCTGGCCAAGTTCGCCGCGAAAGTTCAGCAGCAGCTGGAAAGCAGCGATCTGGACCTGTACCGCGCACTGCTGACCAAACTGCAGCCGGAAGAAGAGCTGGATATGGAAACCCTGGCCGCAGCGCTGCTGAAAATGGCTCAGGGCGAACGTCCGCTGATCCTGCCGCCGGATCCGGTCTTCAAACCGCGTCAGCGCCGCGAGTTCAACGACCGTGACGATCGTCGCGGTGACCGTCGTGACAGCCGTGACGGCGATCGTCCGCGTCGCGAACGTCGTGACGTTGGCGAAATGCAGCTGTACCGCATCGAAGTGGGCCGTGACGATGGCGTAGAAGTGCGTCACATCGTTGGCGCTATCGCTAACGAAGGCGACATCAGCAGCCGTTACATCGGTAACATCAAGCTGTTCGCTTCCCACTCCACCATCGAACTGCCAAAAGGCATGCCGGGCGAGATCCTGAATCACTTCACTCGCACTCGCATCCTGAACAAGCCGATGAACATGCAGCTGCTGGGCGATGCACAGCCGTTCGAACGTCGCGAGCGTCGTGACGGCGGCAACGGCGGCGAGCGTCGCGGCAACGGTCGTCCGTTCAACGGCGAACGTCGTGAAGGCGGCCCGCGTCGCTCCTTCGGCGAACGTCGTGAAGGCGGTAACGGCGGCGAGCGTCGCGGCGGCAACTACAACCGCGACGGCAAGCCGGCTCCACGCCGTGATGACGGCGCACCGGCGGCACCACGTCGTCGTTTCGGCGACGCGTAA
- the yedE gene encoding selenium metabolism membrane protein YedE/FdhT, which yields MSWQQFKSQYLVRFWAPLPAVIAAGILSTYYFGMTGTFWAVTGEFTRWGGHVLQWFGLHPEQWGYFKVIGLQGTPLERIDGRMIIGMFAGCIAAALWANNIKLRQPQHRIRIVQALLGGIIAGFGARLAMGCNLAAFFTGIPQFSLHAWFFALATAAGSYFGAKFTLLPMFRIPVKLQKVKAAAPLTQKPEQARRRFRLGMAVFGLAVAWSLWTLFDAPKLGIAMLFGIGFGLLIERAQICFTSAFRDLWITGRTHMAKAIIIGMAVSAIGIFSYVQLGVAPKIMWAGPNAVLGGLLFGFGIVLAGGCETGWMYRAVEGQVHYWWVGLGNIIGATLLAYYWDDLAPALATDYDKINLLDTFGPIGGLLVTYLLLALAFAAMLWWEKRFFRARPEAQVVNLRSMP from the coding sequence ATGAGTTGGCAGCAGTTTAAATCTCAATACCTGGTGCGCTTTTGGGCGCCGCTGCCGGCGGTGATCGCCGCCGGGATCCTTTCTACCTACTACTTCGGCATGACCGGCACCTTCTGGGCGGTGACCGGCGAATTCACTCGCTGGGGCGGCCATGTGCTGCAGTGGTTCGGCCTGCACCCTGAGCAGTGGGGCTATTTCAAGGTTATCGGCCTGCAGGGCACGCCGCTGGAGCGCATCGACGGGCGCATGATCATCGGCATGTTCGCCGGCTGCATCGCCGCCGCGCTGTGGGCCAACAACATCAAACTGCGTCAGCCGCAGCACCGCATTCGCATCGTGCAGGCGCTGCTGGGCGGCATCATCGCCGGCTTCGGCGCACGCCTGGCGATGGGCTGCAACCTGGCGGCATTCTTCACCGGCATTCCGCAGTTCTCGTTGCACGCCTGGTTCTTCGCGCTGGCGACTGCCGCCGGCTCCTACTTCGGCGCCAAATTCACGCTGCTGCCGATGTTCCGCATCCCGGTCAAATTGCAAAAGGTGAAGGCCGCCGCGCCGCTGACGCAGAAGCCTGAGCAGGCGCGCCGCCGCTTCCGGCTGGGCATGGCCGTCTTCGGCCTGGCGGTGGCCTGGTCGCTGTGGACGCTGTTCGATGCGCCGAAGCTTGGCATCGCCATGCTGTTCGGCATCGGCTTTGGCCTGCTGATCGAACGCGCGCAGATCTGCTTCACCTCGGCGTTCCGCGATCTGTGGATCACCGGCCGCACCCACATGGCGAAAGCCATCATCATCGGCATGGCGGTGAGCGCCATCGGCATCTTCAGCTATGTGCAGCTCGGCGTGGCGCCGAAGATCATGTGGGCCGGCCCGAATGCGGTGCTGGGCGGTTTGCTGTTCGGCTTCGGCATCGTGCTGGCCGGCGGCTGCGAGACCGGTTGGATGTACCGTGCGGTGGAAGGACAGGTGCACTACTGGTGGGTGGGGCTGGGCAACATCATCGGCGCTACGCTGCTGGCCTATTACTGGGACGATCTGGCGCCGGCGCTGGCGACCGACTACGACAAAATTAACCTGCTCGACACCTTCGGCCCGATCGGCGGCCTGCTGGTGACTTACCTGCTGCTGGCGCTGGCCTTCGCCGCCATGCTGTGGTGGGAGAAACGCTTTTTCCGCGCCCGGCCTGAGGCGCAAGTGGTGAATTTGAGGAGCATGCCATGA
- the yedF gene encoding sulfurtransferase-like selenium metabolism protein YedF: MKETTIVPDYRLDMLGEPCPYPAVATLEAMPQLKPGEILEVISDCPQSINNIPLDARNHGYKVLDIQQDGPTIRYLIQR, translated from the coding sequence ATGAAAGAGACGACGATAGTGCCGGACTACCGGCTGGACATGCTGGGCGAACCTTGCCCGTACCCGGCGGTGGCGACGCTGGAGGCGATGCCGCAGCTGAAGCCGGGGGAGATCCTGGAGGTGATCAGCGATTGCCCGCAGTCGATCAACAACATCCCGCTTGATGCGCGCAACCACGGCTACAAGGTGCTGGATATCCAGCAGGACGGGCCGACCATCCGCTATCTGATCCAGCGTTAA